One region of Armigeres subalbatus isolate Guangzhou_Male chromosome 3, GZ_Asu_2, whole genome shotgun sequence genomic DNA includes:
- the LOC134226813 gene encoding dystrophin, isoforms A/C/F/G/H-like, with product MESNQKREYHAEFVVLSDTVRQRRGRTPNSSHQESDMKETSMQNIEQQSNVLPDLLPATFRLAETSALFSRISSDKPLPQGASNPKPINYQYNECSVVEIKEKNVSTKMSVKNIDTALWDTPQHGQIVDTINILETCNSFEPEFVETVHIVDASSDTDTSCPSPKTERKQIDAKPSIMMDTSTPKQQPLGERRQPSIDRQQLPGNTIFGSNYSSEVRNDDRINLKDLFTSKGWHTLDPSVYNFFCDERDSFYSSDKEIYDEPLVFSEDEDIPRYSIEMATDSDSDTSRIETPNASKLGEKSFKVVSPGDQSPLSPIGTYRYDSYKKLTSLEQRVNEFDKTAKYMIKS from the exons ATGGAATCGAATCAGAAGAGAGAATATCATGCAGAGTTTGTCGTTCTTAGCGACACAGTTCGTCAGCGGCGTGGTAGAACGCCCAATTCATCTCATCAAGAGAGTGATATGAAGGAAACATCAATGCAGAATATAGAACAGCAAAGTAATGTTCTGCCTGATCTTTTGCCCGCCACTTTTAGGCTGGCTGAAACGAGTGCCTTATTTTCACGTATATCTAGTGATAAACCATTACCACAGGGTGCTTCAAATCCGAAACCCATCAACTATCAATATAATGAATGTTCGGTTGTCGAAATCAAAGAGAAAAACGTTAGCACTAAAATGTCAGTTAAGAATATCGACACGGCTCTATGGGATACACCTCAGCATGGTCAAATAGTTGATACCATAAACATCTTAGAAACCTGCAACTCATTTGAACCTGAATTTGTTGAAACGGTACACATCGTAGATGCGTCATCTGATACGGACACTAGTTGTCCATCGCCTAAAACAGAACGAAAGCAGATAGATGCCAAACCATCAATAATGATGGATACTAGTACGCCTAAACAGCAACCATTAGGCGAACGACGACAGCCTTCAATAGATAGGCAACAATTACCCGGAAACACAATTTTTGGCTCAAATTACTCTAGTGAAGTGCGAAACGATGATCGAATCAATCTCAAAGATTTATTCACTAGCAAAGGGTGGCACACTTTGGATCCATCGGTTTACAACTTTTTCTGCGATGAACGGGACAGTTTTTACAGTTCCGATAAAGAAATTTATGATGAACCACTTGTATTCTCAGAGGATGAGGACATTCCACGGTATTCTATCGAAATGGCAACCGATTCGGACAGTGATACG aGTCGCATCGAGACGCCAAATGCAAGTAAGTTGGGAGAAAAGAGTTTCAAGGTCGTCTCTCCAGGTGACCAGTCACCATTGAGCCCGATCGGGACATATCGATACGATTCGTACAAAAAGCTCACCTCTCTCGAGCAACGAGTGAATGAATTCGACAAAACGGCTAAATATATGATTAAAAGTTAG